One region of Skermanella mucosa genomic DNA includes:
- a CDS encoding ATP-binding cassette domain-containing protein, translating into MNAPLLEARDLHKSFGGGGWSRKPAIRAVDGVGLTVRPGETLGIVGESGSGKSTLARMLVGLEEPTAGTVLIDDAEVGRRRSREIHRKVQFVFQDPSGALNPRKTISRILEAPLIHLLGTPKPDRRRRVEELMDLVNLRPEFLDRYPHELSGGQAQRIGIARALAADPRLIVLDEPVSALDVSIQAQILNLLNQLKTDLGLAYVFISHDLAVVESLCDTVAVMHRGRIVEQAPRRTLFGAPKHPYTRTLLASVPKF; encoded by the coding sequence ATGAACGCCCCCCTGCTGGAAGCGCGCGACCTGCACAAGAGCTTCGGCGGCGGCGGCTGGTCCCGCAAGCCGGCGATCCGGGCGGTGGACGGCGTCGGCCTGACCGTCCGCCCCGGCGAGACGCTGGGCATCGTCGGCGAATCCGGGTCCGGCAAATCGACGCTCGCCCGCATGCTGGTCGGCCTGGAGGAACCCACCGCGGGCACCGTCCTGATCGATGACGCCGAGGTCGGCCGGCGCCGTTCCAGAGAAATCCACCGCAAGGTCCAGTTCGTCTTCCAGGACCCGTCCGGCGCGCTCAACCCGCGCAAGACGATCTCCCGCATCCTGGAAGCGCCGCTGATCCACCTGCTGGGCACGCCCAAGCCCGACCGGCGCCGCCGCGTCGAGGAGCTGATGGACCTCGTCAACCTGCGCCCCGAGTTCCTGGACCGCTATCCCCACGAGCTCTCCGGCGGGCAGGCCCAGCGCATCGGCATCGCCCGGGCGCTTGCCGCCGATCCCCGCCTGATCGTGCTGGACGAGCCGGTCTCCGCCCTGGACGTGTCGATCCAGGCCCAGATCCTGAACCTGCTGAACCAGCTGAAGACGGACCTGGGCCTCGCCTATGTCTTCATCAGCCACGACCTCGCCGTCGTCGAATCCCTGTGCGACACCGTCGCCGTGATGCATCGAGGCCGGATCGTCGAGCAGGCCCCGCGCCGTACCCTGTTCGGCGCCCCGAAGCATCCCTATACCCGCACCCTGCTGGCCAGCGTGCCGAAGTTCTGA
- a CDS encoding autotransporter outer membrane beta-barrel domain-containing protein, whose amino-acid sequence MIDAKLPSALTLHVAVGFAIGELVAPSPVLAQSVGCVNSGTPVTCLTDNQSWTTIDTSGGAGWDSDDNDDAGGTGSTGGTALITNPAGSTSAFALYAVSYGGAGGTGAPAGEDGGHFFNGPSAGGAGGQGGTATATNDGVVSIPNISATASRAALNALVDGGAGGASGNGSGLNGGQAGGAGGDGGTASGTNGGQITTVVDYAAGIFVHAAGGAGGAGGGAGDFSSAGNSGAGGNGGSATGTNNAGATISTSGSYSAALVIQADGGAGADGIGSGNLDSSGNAGSGGNGGTTQASNAGSLTVTGDTSGGIWATAVGAAGGTGASNGNQGSAAGDGGNGGTVTAQNSGTASTAGTWSYGVGITSAGGAGGAGGTSDFEGETGFGGNGGNGGAGGSSTISINAGSSITATGANSFGVYADANGGAGGAGGTGMTTPGNSGNGGSGGTVLINAVGSVTTSGSNAAGIIAFSNGGAGGTTSSGNGQTGGAGGAGYYAAVTFGTSQGAQASVTTSGSGSPGVAASGTGGAGGDGSLPSTFNTGKGSGGAGGYGAGANVTTYGGTTITTSGSNSPGVSVYSSGGAGGDGADQSGVANGSDGSAGNGGDGGTGGIVGAVSASTITTSGTNSDGLYVASFGGNGGDGGVSNEWVNADGGSGGIGGSNVSWNYSIDPYIAAATNNGSISTSGTQSSGIDVESWGGTGGTGGGANGLVYTTGGNAGSGGTAGDVLGVNNGTINTSGDESYGIFGVSVGGGGANGGNTSAGGLITISTGGNASGGGDGNAVVLTNAGTILTSGDTAAGIFGESIGGGGGNGGTVASYSGSFAIPSVSVSIGGTAGNGGGAGDITLTNNGALTTLGLNAYGMEALSVGGGGGAGGGASSTSYSAGYGDIPSISVAVAIGGTGGTGGDGGTIAVTNGGTVATAGDQSMAIAAYSIGGGGGDGANAATQTYTFGTAPEISVGASVGGTGGSGGTGGAITVANTGNLFTAGFAADAVYALSVGGGGGNGGTGTAQSSTSLPFSNDLKYIPVSFGTALSANVSVGGGGGSGNTGGDIVVTNSANISTYGVDSRGVFAQSIGGGGGIAASGNSSGATKFTVNVAVGGTGGTGGDGGTVTLTNSGGAIATAADGAHGIHAQSIGGGGGSGGTASADSGGLQIESVLKYVGVNEAKILAQSLSKQISTLLNAVSSKYGPSLVSKLEKSTTPNWTPSISASVAIGGNGGLSGDGGVVETTNGAVIATGGDVAFGIFAQSVGGGGGNGGAATIAGGNVINTGVAVGGSGGASGDGNTVTVTNNGQITTAGDAAFGIAAQSGGGGGGLGALGLNDSIFSLNAMLTLGGSSGTSGNPSGQGDTVTVTNAGSIMTSGSESHGIVAQSLGAGGGLALLNPGGTTSPSDDPDVQAILQDLASQVSNLSDVATAYQQALSSASGTVALNLGGSSSASGDGGPAIVNASGLISTSGDNAFGIVAQSLGGGGGLAADGAGLDMSLAVSGTLGGGSGDGGNTAATLTGGSIATTGIGSVGIFAQSIGGGGGYTGAFAASGTDFQTFLSNGSVSDGVGGAVTVTTASGTSITTTGSNAHGIFAQSLDGGGGAVGSSNGIVIPNASGNAGRAGSNASTSLPGSITLDLSGIISATGANSVGVYAQSGTQGTSGAIISPQSSNGNISITASGTLSGGSGTGAAIQIDGGNLNTVTIARGGAVSALSGTAIMGSLGSEAVTNNGTLSGSLLLGGGGNALGNYGTFNAGAIVDLGGGALTNAGILNPGGAGAIAITAVNGTFAQTGGGIYAPDIDATTGAGDLLVVSGNAAVAGTIAPVVTDPLPGKSFMVLQSTGGTVDASAAQVLSGQAVYSFSLVPAASSLSVGLDANFLPASANLNPKQTQVAQHIQSLWSGNATDPASAALYDSLAGVTSGAALGTALNSLSSQAGQGASAGAVTQTQQFADNMHSCPTFAESGAKLNESDCVWQRTLGHFTTQDATVDAGGYTFRSAVAQFGGQKMVAPGWILGLSGAYTLSRSKDDTGQATSKGQGFLLGGVLKREIDDWTLSTALHAGMSWHDNSRSTSINGRPAEATSTTRVQHVGGRLRAAYQMEMDGWYLKPYADIDVVYSHVPGFSESGLGAHGIKTLPSDQVTVSGSPNLELGGRIDLEDMRVRSFLSVGLTVLSDGTRTVEQRFVGSPAWTPSWRSTTTSADRLGKVTVGVDLAHVSGFDLKGEYGVRFASGYTSQTGSLRLSYRY is encoded by the coding sequence GTGATCGACGCCAAGCTACCTTCCGCGCTTACCCTCCATGTAGCAGTCGGTTTCGCCATCGGGGAACTGGTCGCGCCCTCGCCGGTCCTGGCGCAATCGGTCGGTTGCGTGAACAGCGGGACGCCCGTCACGTGCCTTACCGACAATCAGAGCTGGACCACGATCGACACCAGCGGCGGCGCCGGTTGGGACAGCGACGACAACGATGATGCCGGCGGCACCGGCTCGACCGGTGGCACGGCCCTCATCACCAATCCCGCCGGCAGCACGTCGGCCTTTGCCCTTTATGCCGTCTCCTACGGCGGTGCGGGCGGCACCGGCGCCCCCGCCGGTGAGGACGGCGGGCATTTCTTCAACGGTCCATCCGCGGGCGGCGCCGGAGGCCAGGGCGGCACGGCAACGGCGACCAACGACGGCGTTGTGTCGATTCCGAACATTTCCGCCACCGCCAGTCGGGCCGCCCTGAATGCGCTGGTGGATGGCGGTGCGGGCGGCGCGTCGGGAAACGGGTCAGGCCTGAACGGCGGGCAGGCCGGCGGTGCCGGCGGCGATGGCGGCACCGCTTCCGGGACCAACGGCGGTCAGATTACCACGGTGGTCGATTATGCCGCCGGCATCTTTGTCCACGCCGCGGGTGGAGCCGGCGGCGCCGGCGGTGGGGCCGGTGATTTCTCCAGTGCCGGAAACAGCGGCGCCGGTGGAAACGGCGGTTCGGCGACGGGAACGAACAATGCCGGCGCGACGATATCGACATCGGGCAGTTACTCCGCAGCTCTCGTCATACAGGCCGATGGCGGTGCCGGGGCCGACGGCATCGGCAGCGGGAATCTCGACTCCTCCGGGAACGCCGGCAGCGGCGGAAACGGTGGCACGACCCAAGCCTCCAACGCCGGATCCCTTACCGTTACCGGCGATACGTCGGGCGGCATTTGGGCGACCGCGGTCGGAGCGGCAGGCGGGACCGGCGCCTCCAACGGTAACCAGGGATCGGCGGCCGGCGACGGCGGCAACGGCGGCACCGTGACGGCGCAGAATTCCGGCACCGCTTCGACTGCGGGGACATGGTCCTACGGGGTCGGCATCACCTCCGCCGGCGGGGCGGGCGGGGCCGGGGGGACCAGTGACTTCGAAGGGGAGACCGGCTTCGGCGGCAACGGCGGCAATGGCGGGGCCGGCGGCTCCTCCACCATCAGCATCAACGCCGGCTCCTCCATCACCGCCACGGGCGCGAATTCCTTCGGCGTCTACGCCGACGCCAACGGCGGGGCCGGCGGGGCCGGCGGCACCGGCATGACCACCCCTGGAAACAGCGGCAACGGCGGCTCCGGCGGCACCGTGCTCATCAATGCGGTCGGCAGCGTCACGACGAGCGGTTCCAATGCCGCCGGGATCATCGCGTTCAGCAATGGCGGGGCCGGCGGCACCACCAGCAGCGGCAACGGCCAGACCGGCGGCGCCGGGGGAGCGGGCTATTACGCCGCGGTCACCTTCGGCACGTCGCAGGGAGCCCAGGCGTCGGTGACCACGTCCGGTTCCGGTTCGCCCGGCGTCGCCGCCAGCGGGACCGGCGGAGCCGGCGGCGACGGCAGCCTGCCCTCGACCTTCAACACCGGGAAAGGCTCCGGCGGTGCCGGCGGCTATGGTGCGGGCGCCAACGTGACCACCTATGGCGGGACCACGATCACGACCAGCGGAAGCAATTCGCCCGGCGTCTCCGTCTACAGTTCGGGAGGTGCCGGGGGCGACGGCGCGGACCAGAGCGGGGTCGCCAACGGCAGCGACGGCTCGGCCGGCAACGGCGGCGACGGCGGCACCGGCGGCATCGTGGGTGCCGTTTCGGCATCGACGATCACCACGTCGGGCACGAACTCGGACGGACTCTACGTCGCCAGCTTCGGCGGCAACGGCGGCGACGGCGGAGTTTCGAACGAATGGGTGAATGCCGACGGCGGCAGCGGGGGCATCGGCGGCTCCAACGTTTCCTGGAACTATAGCATCGATCCCTATATCGCCGCCGCGACCAACAACGGATCGATCTCCACCTCCGGCACCCAGTCTTCCGGCATCGACGTGGAAAGCTGGGGCGGCACCGGCGGCACCGGGGGCGGCGCGAACGGCTTGGTCTACACCACCGGCGGCAATGCCGGAAGCGGCGGCACCGCCGGGGACGTCCTGGGCGTCAACAACGGGACGATCAACACCTCCGGCGACGAATCCTACGGCATCTTCGGCGTTTCCGTCGGCGGCGGCGGGGCCAACGGCGGCAACACCAGCGCCGGCGGCCTGATCACCATCTCGACCGGCGGCAACGCCAGCGGCGGCGGCGACGGCAATGCCGTCGTCCTGACCAATGCCGGCACCATCCTCACCAGCGGCGACACCGCCGCCGGCATCTTCGGGGAAAGCATCGGCGGCGGCGGCGGCAACGGCGGCACCGTCGCCAGCTATTCAGGCTCCTTCGCCATTCCCAGCGTCTCCGTCTCGATCGGGGGCACTGCCGGCAACGGCGGCGGCGCGGGCGACATCACCCTCACCAACAACGGGGCGCTGACCACCCTCGGCCTCAACGCCTACGGCATGGAGGCGCTCAGCGTCGGCGGGGGCGGCGGCGCCGGCGGCGGCGCGAGCTCGACCTCCTACAGCGCCGGCTACGGCGATATTCCGAGCATCTCGGTCGCGGTCGCCATCGGCGGAACGGGCGGAACGGGCGGCGACGGCGGCACCATCGCCGTCACCAACGGAGGCACGGTCGCGACGGCCGGCGATCAGTCCATGGCGATCGCCGCCTACAGCATCGGCGGCGGCGGCGGCGACGGCGCGAACGCCGCCACCCAGACCTACACCTTCGGCACCGCGCCCGAGATCAGCGTCGGCGCCAGCGTCGGCGGAACCGGCGGCAGCGGCGGAACCGGCGGCGCGATCACCGTCGCCAACACCGGAAACCTGTTCACGGCCGGCTTCGCCGCCGACGCGGTCTATGCGCTGAGCGTCGGCGGCGGCGGCGGCAACGGCGGCACCGGCACCGCCCAATCATCGACCAGCCTGCCTTTCTCCAACGACCTCAAATACATCCCGGTATCCTTCGGCACTGCCCTGTCGGCCAACGTTTCGGTCGGCGGCGGCGGCGGATCGGGCAATACCGGGGGCGACATCGTCGTCACGAACTCGGCGAACATCAGCACCTACGGCGTCGATTCCCGCGGCGTCTTCGCCCAGAGCATCGGCGGCGGCGGCGGTATCGCGGCGAGTGGAAACAGTTCCGGAGCCACCAAATTCACCGTCAACGTCGCGGTGGGGGGCACCGGAGGTACCGGTGGCGACGGCGGCACCGTCACCCTCACGAACAGCGGTGGCGCGATCGCCACGGCCGCGGACGGCGCCCACGGCATCCATGCCCAGTCCATCGGCGGCGGCGGCGGAAGCGGGGGAACGGCCTCGGCCGACTCCGGCGGCCTGCAGATCGAAAGCGTCCTGAAGTATGTCGGCGTGAACGAGGCCAAGATCCTCGCCCAGTCCCTGTCGAAGCAGATCTCGACCCTATTGAACGCGGTAAGTTCGAAATATGGGCCGAGCCTGGTCAGCAAGCTCGAAAAATCCACCACCCCGAACTGGACGCCATCGATCTCGGCCAGCGTCGCGATCGGCGGCAACGGCGGCCTGAGCGGCGACGGCGGCGTGGTCGAAACCACGAACGGCGCGGTGATCGCGACGGGCGGTGACGTAGCCTTCGGGATCTTCGCACAGTCGGTCGGCGGCGGCGGCGGCAACGGCGGCGCGGCAACGATCGCGGGCGGCAACGTCATCAACACCGGTGTCGCCGTCGGCGGGTCCGGCGGCGCTTCCGGCGATGGGAACACGGTGACGGTCACCAACAACGGGCAGATCACCACGGCGGGCGATGCCGCCTTCGGCATTGCCGCGCAGAGCGGCGGCGGCGGCGGCGGCCTGGGTGCCCTCGGCCTCAACGACTCGATCTTCTCGCTGAACGCCATGCTGACCCTGGGCGGCTCCAGCGGCACCTCCGGCAATCCCTCCGGCCAAGGCGACACCGTGACGGTCACGAATGCCGGCTCGATCATGACGTCCGGTTCGGAATCGCACGGCATCGTCGCGCAGTCGCTCGGCGCGGGCGGCGGTCTGGCGCTGCTCAATCCGGGCGGCACGACCTCCCCGTCGGACGACCCGGATGTCCAGGCTATTCTTCAGGATCTGGCCTCGCAGGTGTCCAACCTGTCCGACGTGGCGACCGCCTACCAGCAGGCGTTGTCCAGCGCCTCGGGCACGGTCGCTCTCAACCTCGGCGGTTCATCCTCGGCGAGCGGCGACGGCGGTCCGGCGATCGTCAACGCGTCCGGGCTGATCTCCACGTCCGGCGACAACGCCTTCGGCATTGTCGCGCAGTCGCTCGGGGGCGGGGGCGGCCTGGCGGCCGACGGCGCGGGACTCGACATGAGCCTGGCGGTGAGCGGGACCCTGGGCGGCGGATCCGGCGACGGCGGCAACACCGCGGCCACCCTCACCGGCGGTTCGATCGCGACCACGGGCATCGGGTCGGTCGGCATCTTCGCCCAGAGTATCGGCGGCGGCGGCGGCTATACCGGCGCCTTCGCGGCGAGCGGCACCGATTTCCAGACCTTCCTGTCGAACGGCAGCGTGTCCGACGGCGTCGGCGGTGCGGTGACCGTCACGACGGCATCGGGCACCAGCATCACGACGACCGGCTCCAACGCCCACGGCATCTTCGCCCAGAGCCTCGACGGCGGCGGCGGCGCGGTCGGCTCGTCCAACGGCATCGTCATTCCAAACGCATCGGGCAATGCGGGGCGAGCCGGTTCGAACGCCTCGACGAGCCTTCCCGGCAGCATCACGCTCGATCTTTCCGGCATCATCTCGGCGACCGGAGCCAACTCGGTGGGCGTCTACGCCCAGAGCGGCACGCAGGGGACCAGCGGCGCCATCATTTCACCGCAGTCCTCGAACGGAAACATCTCGATCACCGCTTCGGGCACCCTGTCCGGCGGCAGCGGTACCGGCGCGGCGATCCAAATCGACGGCGGCAACCTCAACACGGTCACCATCGCCAGGGGAGGCGCGGTCAGCGCGTTGTCGGGCACGGCCATCATGGGCTCGCTCGGTTCCGAGGCGGTCACCAACAACGGCACCTTGTCGGGCAGCCTTTTGCTCGGCGGCGGCGGCAACGCCCTGGGCAACTACGGAACCTTCAATGCCGGCGCCATCGTCGATCTCGGGGGCGGCGCGCTGACCAACGCCGGCATCCTCAATCCGGGCGGAGCCGGCGCCATCGCCATTACCGCGGTGAACGGGACGTTCGCCCAGACCGGCGGGGGCATCTATGCCCCGGACATCGATGCCACCACCGGCGCCGGCGACCTGCTGGTCGTTTCCGGGAACGCGGCCGTCGCCGGCACCATCGCCCCGGTCGTCACCGATCCGCTGCCCGGAAAGTCGTTCATGGTGCTCCAGAGCACCGGGGGCACGGTGGACGCCTCGGCCGCGCAGGTTTTATCCGGCCAGGCGGTCTATTCCTTTTCCCTTGTACCGGCAGCCAGCAGCCTTTCGGTCGGGCTCGACGCCAACTTCCTGCCGGCATCCGCCAATCTCAATCCCAAGCAGACCCAGGTCGCCCAGCACATCCAGTCGCTGTGGAGCGGCAATGCCACTGATCCGGCATCGGCCGCGCTCTACGACAGCCTGGCCGGCGTCACCAGCGGCGCCGCGCTGGGCACGGCGCTGAACAGCCTTTCCAGCCAAGCCGGCCAGGGGGCCAGTGCCGGCGCCGTCACCCAGACGCAGCAATTCGCGGACAACATGCACAGCTGCCCGACCTTCGCGGAATCCGGAGCCAAGTTGAACGAGAGCGACTGCGTCTGGCAACGCACCCTCGGCCACTTCACCACGCAGGACGCGACCGTCGATGCCGGCGGCTACACCTTCCGCTCGGCAGTCGCGCAGTTCGGCGGCCAGAAGATGGTCGCGCCGGGCTGGATCCTGGGCCTCTCCGGGGCTTACACGCTCAGCCGGAGCAAGGACGACACGGGGCAGGCCACCAGCAAGGGCCAGGGTTTTCTCCTGGGCGGGGTGCTGAAGCGCGAGATCGACGACTGGACGCTGTCCACGGCGCTGCATGCCGGCATGAGCTGGCACGACAACAGCCGGTCCACGTCCATCAACGGCCGGCCGGCGGAGGCGACCTCCACGACCCGCGTCCAGCATGTCGGCGGACGCCTGAGGGCGGCCTACCAGATGGAGATGGACGGCTGGTACCTGAAGCCCTATGCGGATATCGACGTGGTCTATTCCCATGTACCCGGCTTCAGCGAAAGCGGACTTGGCGCACACGGCATCAAGACCCTGCCCTCGGACCAGGTGACCGTTTCGGGCTCGCCCAACCTGGAACTGGGCGGTCGGATCGATCTGGAGGACATGCGCGTCCGGTCGTTCCTGTCGGTGGGGCTGACGGTGCTGTCGGACGGAACGCGGACGGTCGAGCAGCGCTTCGTGGGCTCGCCCGCCTGGACCCCGTCGTGGCGCAGCACGACGACCTCCGCCGACCGGCTCGGCAAGGTCACTGTCGGAGTCGACCTGGCCCATGTCAGCGGATTCGACCTGAAGGGCGAGTACGGAGTGCGCTTCGCGTCCGGATATACCAGTCAGACCGGCAGCCTGCGCCTTTCTTACCGGTACTGA
- a CDS encoding ABC transporter permease, which translates to MLSYALRRLAMIVPVLFGISVIVFLIMALIPGDPALAILGSFATPENVAGLRQELGLDRSLVEQYGIWLGNLLHGDFGRSYSLNRPVLDEIGDRLGPTLLLAGASLVLCTVLGLAAGVVSAVRQYGWQDKILTLLVLVGLSTPSFWLGLILVLVFSVQLGWFPVSGMYAIYGGGDLADLLHHLALPAITLAVVATGVIARLTRSTMLEVLRQDFVRTARAKGLDEGIITYKHALRNALVNIVPVIGIQTGFVLGGAVYIETVFQWPGIGRMLVTAISTRDILLVQGGVLVVAACYVLINLAADLVQHMLDPRIGT; encoded by the coding sequence ATGCTGTCCTATGCGCTGCGCCGGCTGGCGATGATCGTCCCGGTCCTCTTCGGGATATCGGTGATCGTGTTCCTGATCATGGCGCTGATTCCCGGCGACCCGGCGCTCGCCATCCTGGGAAGCTTCGCCACGCCGGAGAACGTCGCAGGATTGCGCCAGGAACTGGGGCTCGACCGGTCCCTGGTCGAGCAGTACGGAATCTGGCTCGGCAACCTGCTGCACGGGGATTTCGGCCGGTCCTACAGCCTCAACCGTCCGGTCCTGGACGAGATCGGCGACCGGCTCGGCCCCACGCTGCTTCTCGCCGGCGCCTCCCTGGTCCTGTGTACCGTCCTCGGTCTGGCGGCGGGCGTGGTCTCCGCCGTCCGGCAATATGGCTGGCAGGACAAAATTCTTACATTGCTGGTGCTGGTCGGCCTGTCCACGCCGTCCTTCTGGCTCGGCCTGATCCTGGTGCTGGTATTCTCGGTCCAGCTCGGCTGGTTTCCGGTCAGCGGCATGTACGCGATCTATGGCGGCGGCGACCTGGCCGATCTGCTCCATCATCTGGCGCTGCCCGCGATCACCCTGGCGGTGGTCGCGACCGGCGTGATCGCGCGCCTGACCCGTTCCACCATGCTGGAGGTGCTGCGCCAGGACTTCGTCCGCACCGCGCGCGCCAAGGGCCTTGATGAAGGAATAATAACCTATAAGCACGCGCTCCGCAACGCCCTCGTCAACATCGTCCCGGTGATCGGCATCCAGACCGGCTTCGTGCTGGGCGGCGCAGTCTATATCGAGACGGTGTTCCAATGGCCGGGCATCGGCAGGATGCTGGTCACCGCCATCTCGACCCGCGACATCCTGCTGGTCCAGGGCGGCGTCCTGGTGGTCGCCGCCTGCTACGTCCTGATCAATCTGGCGGCCGACCTGGTTCAGCACATGCTCGACCCGAGGATCGGCACATGA
- a CDS encoding dipeptide/oligopeptide/nickel ABC transporter permease/ATP-binding protein has protein sequence MTAAEAPAAADTAGGGRIRRPGWWARLRRNHLAVLGLAILAAIVLVAVAAPILPLPDPNATDLPARLAAPFSPGHPLGADQLGRDMLSRIVWGTRVSLAVGAVAALAAALVGSLIGIVAGFYGRWVDTVLMRAIDMLMAFPYLLLALAIVAALGPGLLNALFAISIVNIPFFARSVRGVTLGLVRRDYVDAARLGGQGDFSILTGEILPNLLPVVVITLSTTLGWMILETAGLSFLGLGAQPPQADLGSMLGEARSLVLVAPHVALIPGLVILLLVIGINLVGDGIRDMLDPRLRSGGLVRPGAATEAASDAGSLAGDPPDPAALLSVRNLSTHFLLGEERFKAADDVSFDLAPGECLGIVGESGSGKSVTALSLLGLVPTPPGRIVKGRILYRGRDLLGLKLAELQELRGNRIAYIFQDPLGTLNPLMTVGEQIAETIRRHQGKTRAEAMARAVGLMDRVRIPDAAGRASSYPHELSGGQRQRIGIAMALANDPDIIIADEPTTALDVTIQAEVLDLLRDLRRERDTALLFITHDFGVVSDLCDRVMVMYAGRVVETGTVAEVLRDPRHPYTRRLLSCVPVLGRPERALDAIPGLPPAVNRLPRGCHFADRCDRVVDRCRAADIRLDHLAPGRASRCIRAREE, from the coding sequence ATGACCGCGGCGGAAGCCCCCGCGGCAGCCGATACCGCCGGCGGCGGCCGTATTCGGCGGCCCGGCTGGTGGGCGCGGCTCCGGCGGAACCACCTGGCCGTGCTTGGGTTGGCGATCCTGGCGGCGATCGTGCTGGTCGCCGTCGCGGCGCCGATCCTGCCCCTGCCCGACCCTAACGCCACCGACCTGCCGGCCCGGCTGGCGGCCCCCTTCAGCCCCGGCCATCCGCTCGGCGCGGACCAGCTCGGCCGGGACATGCTGTCGCGCATCGTCTGGGGCACCCGGGTCAGCCTCGCCGTCGGCGCGGTCGCGGCCCTGGCCGCCGCCCTGGTCGGCTCCCTGATCGGCATCGTCGCCGGCTTCTACGGCCGCTGGGTCGACACGGTGCTGATGCGGGCGATCGACATGCTGATGGCCTTCCCGTACCTGCTGCTGGCCCTCGCCATCGTCGCGGCGCTGGGTCCGGGCCTGCTCAACGCGCTGTTCGCGATCTCCATCGTCAATATCCCGTTCTTCGCCCGTTCGGTGCGGGGAGTCACCCTGGGCCTCGTCCGCCGGGACTATGTGGACGCGGCGCGCCTGGGCGGACAGGGCGACTTCTCCATCCTGACAGGCGAGATCCTGCCCAACCTGCTGCCGGTCGTCGTGATCACCCTATCCACCACGCTCGGCTGGATGATCCTGGAGACCGCCGGCCTCAGCTTCCTCGGCCTGGGCGCGCAGCCGCCGCAGGCGGACCTGGGCTCCATGCTGGGGGAGGCGCGCAGCCTCGTGCTGGTGGCGCCGCACGTGGCGCTGATCCCCGGGCTGGTGATCCTGCTGCTGGTGATCGGCATCAACCTGGTGGGCGACGGCATCCGCGACATGCTGGACCCCCGCCTCCGATCGGGCGGGCTGGTCCGGCCCGGCGCCGCGACCGAAGCGGCCTCCGATGCGGGATCGCTCGCGGGCGACCCGCCCGATCCCGCGGCACTGCTGAGCGTGCGCAACCTCAGCACACACTTCCTGCTGGGGGAGGAGCGCTTCAAGGCGGCCGACGACGTCAGCTTCGACCTCGCCCCCGGCGAATGCCTCGGCATCGTGGGCGAGTCCGGATCGGGCAAGTCGGTCACCGCCCTCTCGCTCCTCGGGCTGGTCCCGACGCCGCCGGGCCGCATCGTCAAGGGCCGCATTCTCTATCGCGGCCGGGACCTGCTCGGCCTGAAGCTCGCCGAACTCCAGGAGCTGCGCGGCAACCGCATCGCCTATATCTTCCAGGACCCGCTGGGAACGCTCAACCCGCTGATGACCGTGGGCGAGCAGATCGCCGAGACGATCCGGCGCCACCAGGGCAAGACCCGGGCGGAAGCCATGGCCCGCGCGGTCGGGCTGATGGACAGGGTCCGCATCCCCGACGCCGCCGGGCGGGCCTCCTCGTACCCGCACGAGCTGTCGGGCGGGCAGCGCCAGCGCATCGGCATCGCCATGGCGCTGGCCAACGACCCCGACATCATCATCGCGGACGAGCCGACCACGGCGCTGGACGTGACGATCCAGGCGGAGGTGCTGGACCTGCTGCGCGACCTCCGCCGCGAGCGCGACACCGCCCTGCTGTTCATCACCCACGACTTCGGCGTGGTGTCGGACCTGTGCGACCGAGTGATGGTGATGTATGCCGGCCGCGTCGTGGAGACCGGCACGGTCGCCGAGGTGCTGCGCGACCCGCGCCACCCCTATACCCGCCGCCTGCTGTCCTGCGTGCCGGTCCTGGGCCGGCCCGAACGCGCGCTGGACGCGATCCCCGGACTGCCCCCGGCGGTCAACCGCCTGCCCCGCGGCTGCCATTTCGCCGACCGCTGCGACCGGGTCGTCGACCGCTGCCGGGCCGCCGACATCCGGCTCGACCATCTGGCTCCCGGCCGGGCCTCCCGTTGCATCAGGGCGCGCGAGGAATGA